Proteins from a genomic interval of Equus quagga isolate Etosha38 chromosome 11, UCLA_HA_Equagga_1.0, whole genome shotgun sequence:
- the RAB37 gene encoding ras-related protein Rab-37 isoform X2, with translation MTGTPGAAATRDGEAPEHSPPCSPSYDLTGKNKVVTVDGVRVKLQIWDTAGQERFRSVTHAYYRDAQALLLLYDITNKSSFDNIRAWLTEIHEYAQRDVVIMLLGNKADVSSERVIRSEDGEMLAREYGVPFMETSAKTGMNVELAFLAIAKELKYRAGRQANEPSFQIRDYVESQKKRPGCCSFL, from the exons ATGACAGGCACGCCTGGCGCCGCTGCCACCAGGGATGGCGAGGCTCCCGAGCACTCCCCGCCCTGCAGTCCGAGCTACGATCTCACGGGCAAG aacaAGGTGGTGACCGTGGATGGTGTGAGGGTGAAGCTACAG ATCTGGGACACAGCAGGACAGGAGCGGTTCCGCAGTGTCACCCACGCTTATTACCGAGACGCCCAGG CCTTGCTCCTGCTGTACGACATCACCAACAAGTCTTCCTTCGACAACATCCGG GCCTGGCTCACTGAGATCCATGAGTATGCCCAGAGGGATGTGGTGATCATGCTGCTAGGCAACAAG GCGGATGTGAGCAGTGAACGAGTGATCCGTTCGGAGGATGGAGAGATGCTGGCCAGG GAGTACGGAGTTCCCTTCATGGAGACCAGCGCCAAGACAGGCATGAATGTGGAGTTAGCCTTTCTGGCCATTGCCAA GGAGCTGAAATACAGAGCCGGGCGGCAGGCCAATGAACCCAGCTTCCAGATCCGAGACTAcgtggagtcccagaagaagcgGCCCGGCTGCTGCTCCTTCTTGTGA
- the RAB37 gene encoding ras-related protein Rab-37 isoform X1: protein MTGTPGAAATRDGEAPEHSPPCSPSYDLTGKVMLLGDSGVGKTCFLIQFKDGAFLSGTFIATVGIDFRNKVVTVDGVRVKLQIWDTAGQERFRSVTHAYYRDAQALLLLYDITNKSSFDNIRAWLTEIHEYAQRDVVIMLLGNKADVSSERVIRSEDGEMLAREYGVPFMETSAKTGMNVELAFLAIAKELKYRAGRQANEPSFQIRDYVESQKKRPGCCSFL from the exons ATGACAGGCACGCCTGGCGCCGCTGCCACCAGGGATGGCGAGGCTCCCGAGCACTCCCCGCCCTGCAGTCCGAGCTACGATCTCACGGGCAAG GTGATGCTTCTGGGAGACTCAGGCGTCGGCAAAACCTGTTTCCTGATCCAATTCAAAGATGGGGCCTTCCTGTCCGGGACCTTCATAGCCACCGTCGGCATAGACTTCAGG aacaAGGTGGTGACCGTGGATGGTGTGAGGGTGAAGCTACAG ATCTGGGACACAGCAGGACAGGAGCGGTTCCGCAGTGTCACCCACGCTTATTACCGAGACGCCCAGG CCTTGCTCCTGCTGTACGACATCACCAACAAGTCTTCCTTCGACAACATCCGG GCCTGGCTCACTGAGATCCATGAGTATGCCCAGAGGGATGTGGTGATCATGCTGCTAGGCAACAAG GCGGATGTGAGCAGTGAACGAGTGATCCGTTCGGAGGATGGAGAGATGCTGGCCAGG GAGTACGGAGTTCCCTTCATGGAGACCAGCGCCAAGACAGGCATGAATGTGGAGTTAGCCTTTCTGGCCATTGCCAA GGAGCTGAAATACAGAGCCGGGCGGCAGGCCAATGAACCCAGCTTCCAGATCCGAGACTAcgtggagtcccagaagaagcgGCCCGGCTGCTGCTCCTTCTTGTGA